Proteins encoded together in one Marinobacter salsuginis window:
- a CDS encoding acetolactate synthase large subunit, which produces MANEHSPARNGAELFIRALENEGVEYIFAVPGEENLAFLEALRTSSIKLVLNRHEQAAGFMAATYGRLTGRVGVCLSTLGPGATNFVTAAAYAQLGGMPMMMISGQKPIKSSKQGLFQILDVVDLMRPLTKYTRQITNANTIPAKVREAFRLASEERPGAVHLELPEDIADEVPESDTHIFKPSDARRPSASPKSLEMACEMLREARHPLIMIGAGANRKRVSQALLHLVNVTGIPFFTTQMGKGVVDERHPRYLGNAALSAGDFVHCAIDRADLVINVGHDVVEKPPFFMTPGGKKVIHVNFSAADVDPVYFPQHEVVGDIANSVEYMAENCGQCANHDFTRLMEVKEAVDAHLQERAEDDRFPVIPQRIVHDVRQVMPEDGIITLDNGMYKLWFARNYPAYDNNTVLLDNALASMGAGLPSGMMASMLYPNLKVMAVCGDGGFMMNSQELETAVRLNLNLVVLIINDSAYGMIKWKQGQEGYTDFGLDYRNPDFVTYAESYGAKGHRITRTQDLQPTLEKALAEGGVHLVEVPVDYSENRRVFDEELAELTCRL; this is translated from the coding sequence ATGGCCAACGAACACTCGCCGGCCCGTAACGGAGCCGAGTTGTTTATCCGGGCGCTGGAAAATGAAGGCGTTGAATACATTTTCGCGGTGCCCGGTGAGGAGAATCTCGCCTTCCTTGAGGCCCTGAGAACCTCCAGTATCAAGCTGGTGCTCAATCGTCATGAACAGGCCGCCGGCTTCATGGCCGCCACCTATGGACGCCTGACGGGCCGGGTAGGTGTCTGCTTGTCCACACTCGGGCCTGGTGCCACCAACTTCGTCACCGCAGCTGCTTATGCCCAGCTTGGCGGTATGCCCATGATGATGATTTCGGGCCAGAAGCCCATCAAATCCTCCAAGCAGGGGCTGTTCCAGATTCTGGATGTGGTGGACCTGATGCGTCCGCTCACCAAGTACACCCGGCAGATCACCAATGCCAACACCATTCCCGCCAAGGTGCGGGAAGCTTTTCGTCTTGCTTCGGAAGAACGTCCCGGTGCGGTACACCTGGAGTTGCCGGAAGACATCGCAGATGAAGTCCCTGAATCCGACACCCATATCTTCAAGCCCAGTGATGCCCGCCGCCCCTCAGCCAGCCCGAAAAGTCTGGAGATGGCCTGCGAAATGCTGCGCGAGGCCCGGCACCCGCTTATCATGATCGGCGCCGGCGCCAACCGGAAACGGGTCTCACAGGCGCTGCTGCATCTGGTGAACGTCACCGGCATCCCTTTCTTCACCACCCAGATGGGCAAGGGCGTGGTGGATGAACGGCACCCCCGTTACCTGGGTAACGCGGCCCTCTCGGCCGGCGACTTTGTGCACTGCGCAATCGACCGCGCCGATCTGGTGATCAACGTCGGGCACGATGTCGTGGAAAAACCGCCCTTCTTCATGACCCCTGGCGGCAAGAAGGTCATCCATGTGAACTTCAGTGCTGCCGATGTCGACCCGGTTTATTTCCCCCAGCACGAAGTGGTGGGAGATATCGCCAACAGCGTGGAATACATGGCCGAAAACTGTGGCCAATGCGCCAACCACGACTTCACTCGCCTGATGGAAGTGAAGGAAGCGGTGGACGCCCACCTGCAGGAACGGGCCGAGGACGACCGCTTCCCGGTGATTCCCCAGCGCATTGTCCACGATGTCCGGCAGGTAATGCCCGAGGACGGGATCATCACGCTGGATAACGGCATGTACAAACTCTGGTTTGCCCGCAATTACCCGGCCTACGACAACAACACCGTGCTGCTCGACAACGCTCTGGCTTCCATGGGGGCTGGCCTGCCAAGCGGGATGATGGCCTCCATGCTGTATCCGAATCTGAAAGTGATGGCGGTGTGTGGCGACGGCGGGTTCATGATGAACAGCCAGGAGCTGGAAACGGCGGTACGCCTGAACCTCAACCTGGTGGTGTTGATTATCAACGACAGCGCCTACGGCATGATCAAGTGGAAGCAGGGGCAGGAGGGGTATACCGATTTCGGGCTGGACTATCGCAATCCGGATTTCGTCACCTATGCCGAGTCCTATGGTGCTAAAGGCCATCGCATAACCCGCACGCAGGATTTGCAGCCAACCCTGGAAAAGGCCCTGGCAGAAGGCGGTGTCCATCTGGTGGAGGTGCCTGTGGATTACAGTGAAAACCGCCGGGTGTTTGATGAGGAACTGGCGGAACTGACCTGCAGGTTGTAA